In Hyperolius riggenbachi isolate aHypRig1 chromosome 10, aHypRig1.pri, whole genome shotgun sequence, a genomic segment contains:
- the LOC137535531 gene encoding zinc finger protein OZF-like, which yields MSDRQSMEKGDMMRTIKEKEEEETYVRSDQQSMEEGDMMGTSKEEEEEIYVRSDQQSMEEGDMMRMVNERKRFIHIGTARSPGIRNLSETPPPRSSPHTMSNDDLTDDSSDEISHSEIVHAPPPEESHAGRPPGIAQQEKGFNCAECGKCFHNKSNLNRHQISHSGETPYSCTECGKCFNLKSSLLRHQQNHTEEKPYPCPECGKCFARKAGLLAHQQTHLGEKRFKCSECGRSFYLKDSLKKHEKSHRGEKPYSCSECGKCFINKTKLIGHIRCHNGERPFACSECGKGFAEKTNMITHERRHIGKRPFECFVCGKDYPLKAELTVHLRSHTGEKPFSCPDCGKSFAVKASLKSHQKSHRNEKS from the exons ATGAGTGATCggcagtctatggagaagggtgacatgatgaggacaattaaagagaaagaagaagaagagacgtatgtgaggagtgatcagcagtctatggaggagggtgacatgatggggacaagtaaagaggaagaagaagagatatatgtgaggagtgatcagcagtctatggaggagggtgacatgatgaggatggTTAACGAGAGAAAACGTTTTATACACATTGGCACAG ctcggagtcccggcatcaggaacctctcagagactcctcCCCCTCGCTCCTCACCCCATACAATGAGCAATGACGATCTCACAGACGACTCCTCCGATGAAATCTCTCACTCAGAAATTGTCCATGCCCCTCCCCCTGAGGAGTCACATGCCGGGAGGCCCCCTGGCATAGCACAACAGGAGAAGGGATTCAACTGtgcagaatgtgggaaatgttttcataATAAATCAAACCTCAATAGGCATCAGATTTCCCACTCAGGAGAGACGccatattcatgtactgagtgtgggaaatgctttaacCTTAAATCCAGTCTTCTGAGACACCAGCAGAATCACACAGAGGAGAAGCCATATCCTTgtcctgaatgtgggaaatgctttgctcGTAAAGCTGGTCTTCTAGCACATCAACAAACTCACTTGGGGGAGAAAAGGTttaaatgttctgagtgtgggagaaGTTTTTATTTGAAAGACAGTCTTAAGAAACATGAAAAATCACACAggggagagaagccctattcctgttctgagtgtgggaaatgttttataaatAAAACGAAGCTCATTGGTCATATACGATGTCACAACGGCGAGAGGCCCTTTgcgtgttctgagtgtgggaaaggttttgcaGAGAAAACAAATATGATTACACATGAGCGGCGTCACATTGGCAAGAGGCCCTTTGAGTGTTTTGTGTGTGGGAAAGATTATCCCCTGAAGGCGGAACTCACCGTTCATCTGAGATCTCACACAGGCGAGAAGCCATTTTCCTGTCCTGATTGTGGGAAAAGTTTCGCTGTGAAAGCCAGTCTTAAGTCGCATCAGAAATCTCACAGAAATGAGAAGTCCTAG